TTAGCTTGGTCACCAAAGAAAGTCACCTTGATGGATCTCGATAGTGAAGTAGTGGATTTGTTTAAAAACCCTCACAATTATCTTGACGACGGACTAGCCGACAATATTACGCGCTTAAATAATAATGCCCTTAACGATGAGCGCGTGCGACTTATTCACGCTGATGCCTATAACGGAACTGATCAGCTTATTACCGATATGGAACGTTTTGACACTATCATTGTCGACCTACCAGATCCATCGCATCCAGATCTCAACAAGCTTTATAGCCGCACGTTTTATTTAAAATTAAAACAGCTACTATCAAATGATGGCGTGATGGTCGTGCAATCAACATCGCCATTTCACGCCAAAAAAGCCTTTATGAGTATTGCTAAAACGGTGAAGTCTGCACAATTTAAAGACGTTGAGCAATATCATTTTAACGTGCCGAGTTTTGGCCAATGGGGCTGGACGATTGCCACGCAAAGCGGCTTGTCACCGCGCGCGCGACTAGCACAGCAGAAAACGCTGCAACCGTTTGAAACTTGGTTAACACCGCAGCTGATTCAAGCGAGCTTTGAGTTTTCGCAAGGTTTTTATCAACAAATGGATGAAATAAAGGTCAATGAACTTGGCAGTTTTATACTTTATCGCTACCATCAACAGGCGTGGGAATCGCAGCAAGGAAACAACAATAGTTGGTATCAGAATGAGTAACATCTGCAGCTTTTGATCATCGTTGAAAAAAGATTGAAATAATTGTTTGACATATTATGTCTAACAAACTAAATTACACACTCAAGACATAATATGTCGCAAAAGGAAAGGTTATGAATATACATCTAATTGCTAATCACTTAAACGAACTCGCTGATAACAGCGATACTGGTTTTACATTCGACAGCCTACCAATTGCTGGTGAAGTTGATGTACTACAAGTAACTATCAAGGGACGTGAAGAAATTCCAATCTTTGTTTCTGTCACAGACGATCAAATTCTTTGTATTGCTTATCTTTGGGGTGAAGAAGAAGTTAAGCAAGACACTCGCGGAGAAATGCTTGAAGCCATGGTGGAAATGAACATTCCAATGCCACTGTCTTCATTCTCAAAAATCGACGACAAATACGTCATTTTTGGTGCCCTTTCGGTAAATTCATCGCTACACGATGTTGAGCATGAGCTCAGTGTGTTAAGTGATAACTCACTTGAAGTCATTAACGAAATGGCCGACTACTTAGTCTAACTAATTAACAATCCCACGGAGAATCATTATGAGTATTTTTAGTAAAATTATTACTGCCATCCGCGGCGGTGCTAGTGAAGCAGGTGAAGCGATTGTTGATGCAAACGCAACTCGAATCTTTGCTCAAGAAATCAGAGATGCAGAAAATCACCTAACTAAAGCTAAGCGCGACCTAACAGGTATTCTTGCTAAGCAAATGCAAGCGCAACGTGAATTAGATCGCATCAACCGCTCTATCACAGAGCACGAAGGTTACGCGACGCAAGCACTAGGCCAAGGCAACGAAGCCCTAGCGCTTGAAGTGGCAGAAAAAATCGCCGCACTAGAAGTTGAGCTTGGCGAGCAACAAGCGTCATTTGACAGCTACGAAAAAGGCGCACAACGCCTTAAAGAGCTTGTTAAAGGCACTGAGCGTCAATTAGCCGATTACCAACGTCAACTAAGCATGGTAAAGACGACTGAAAGCGTACAAAAAGCGACTGCTGCCATTACTGATAATTTCAGCAACAGCAACTCTAAGTTATTAAATGCTAAGCAATCATTAGAGCGTATTAAAGCTAAGCAACAAGACTTTGACGATCGCATGCAAGCAGCTGACGACTTAGCAGCAGAAGGCAGTGACCAGTCACTAAAAGACAAGCTAAGTGCCGCTGGCATCGGCGAGCAACAAACTAGCGCCAACAGTGTGTTAGATCGCATTAAAGCAAAACAGGGGTAATACTATGGGATTTTTTGGCAAACTCTTTGGTTCATCGAACGACGACAAACCAAAACGCACCCTCGAAAAGCCTGAACAGCTTCAGGTGGGTGACATCATTACCCTAGATGATAGTTTTGCCTTGCCTGCACTTTTGCGCGGGCAGTCCCTAGAAATAAAACAGATTAATACCTACGAATACGAGTTCAGCAAGTCCGTTGAGTGGGTATTACAAGGCTCGACTGATGACATTTTATTTTTATCAGTCGAAAATGACGATGTACAAACCCTAGTATTTTCCCTTAAAATAAGCCGCGATATCGTCGGTCAAATATTTGATTTAGACGAATTTTCACAGCTTTTCGACGAGCCAGGCCGCGCCGTCCTTAACGCAAAAGAACTTCCGCCAGAGTACAGCCAATGGGCTGGACAAGTGTATCGCCAGTGTGAATTTGCCCAATTTGGCTATTTCCACGACAGAGTTGATCACCGCTCGCAGCGTCTAAACGAAGACCAAGGCGACTCTTTTGAACGTTATAGCGCTGAGTCTGACGATGAGAAATACGGCGTCGAAGCTGAGGTTTACGAAGGTGGTGAAACCGATGTTGTTCTAACAGTACAACGTCCAATTACCGATATTAGGCAATACTGGCCGAAGAGTTGATTTTCGAGCCGGTAAGCAGTACACAGAGTTGTTATGAGCGATAAAAAGACCGAAAACGACGATAAACTCCCCCCTAAATGGCGTGGTGCAACAAAAGCAATCAAAGCGACTCAGGTCGCTTTTGATATGGATGAAGCTATCCAATATGAAATCAGACGCCAAGCCCTTGAAGATGGTATTAGCCCATCAGATCAAATCAGACATATTCTAGGCCTGCCATGCTCTCGCAGGCCAAAGCGCCCTCGCCTGACGGTTTCGTTAAGTCCTGATGATTATCAATTACTCGCTGATAAATACGATTTGTCACCAGAGCAGCAGCTAGAGATTAAAAAAATTGTGGTTGAAGAGTTAACCCAATTTGCAAAACCAAAGAAATAAGGAAGTTGTATGGTTGAGTTACATCACACAGACGAATATGGCGTCAAAAATTACAAAACACGTTATTTAGCCCTCATGGGCGTGGCGGTTATTTATTTAATCATCGGTATCGGTGCTTACTTGCTGCATTATTTTGAAGGGCAAAACGCCGACGCCAATATCACTTCTTACGGTCAAGCCTTCTGGGTCTTGATTATGGCTAGTTCTACCATCGGATTTGGTGATTTTTACCCAACAACGCCAGGTGGTTATGTCATAGTAACTATCATGTTTTATATTGGTGTGGGTATGATGGGTTATATCGGTGCGTTGATAGCGACTAAAATTATGGGTTTTTCCGACACCAACGTGAAGAACCGTGAATTACGACGTCAAAACGCTGAAATTATCGAAGAGTTACGCGCGCTGCGTAAAGATATCGAAAACAAATAACCTGATTGTCCAGCTAATACCTTATTTTAGCTGGACAATTTACTGTCCTTACTCTTGCCAGTAAGGGGTCAATTTTAACGCCTGCTTTCGCGATTGCTCCATCGCATGTAACAAAGACTCTTCCTTACGCGCTAACCACTTTTTAGTAGCACCTTCGTCATCCACTAGTTTCTCACCGCGCAATAGCTGTTTGATAGGATCAAATTGCAGTAGCTGATCAATACCATAGATAATGTCTAACCACGGCGCCCTGAATTTAAGGCGTTCACTCTCTTCGAACATCTCGCCAACACATAAACCCACTTGTAGATTGTGTTGCAGGTTAAATCGTTGCGACAAATAATCTTGGTAAGTCATATCGCTATCAATCGGCAATGACTGTTGGATAAGCGTCCAATCATTATCTAATAACGATGCAGCCTTTTTACGTAGCAATTTCGTTTGAAACTTCTCTAAACTCGGTAGCGGCTGCTGTTGCCATGGTTTAAAGAATAACCACTGCATTAAACGACTCACTAGTGCTGTGTGTTGTGAACTATTAAATAAATCGATTAAATTAGCCACGCTCGGCATTGTCGCTTGCTCAGTTGCCAGTAACTCGACAACTTGCTCTTGCGTACTGAGCTTTTTAATTTTGTGACCATTATTGTCGAGCAAGGATTCAATACGCTGATAACTATCGATAAATGCTAACTCTTCCACCAACCAGAACAAGGCTTTGGTCAATTGCTTTAACTGATCGTCTTGAAAATAGTCGCTGTAAATATCATTGGCTTTAATGATTAGCGATAATGCTTTACGAATTTCGACAATGGCTTGGTAAGTACCCTGTTCGATAAAGACTTCAATATGACGCTGCCAATGCGCAAGACCATGATTGATGGCTTTAATATAGGCTTGCTCAAGAGTATCGTCTCGTCCAAGATTAACAGCCGTTAGCTCTGACACCTGATGCGAAACACCTTTAGCTAACATATAACCCCGCGCAGCCTTACTGTCAACACCAAAGCGTAACGGCGAGCCTTGAGCAAGAGCTTCCGCCAGCTCAAAAATTAGTTCAGGCTTACCTTTAACCAATTCTAATTCTACTTCACATACATCGATGTCACGTTCACCGCTAATAATCTTTCCTTGATCAAGCACCATCTCAACTACAGCGCCGTCTGGATATACCATCATATAACCACGACGAGTAAAGTTAGTGGCAAATAAAGGGGTTATTTCACTACTTAATTGTTCGAGATTAGTATCTTTCGGCCAAATTTGTTGCGGAAATAAGTCAAGTTGCGGCTCACGCGAGGAAATATCAATATTGTATTCAGGTCGCTGATGTAACCCGCCAATGACTTCACCCGCTGTTTTAATGGTCTGCTCAATATGATCGCCATTAACGCGAATTCTCATCCCCATATCCCATTGTCTAAGTTTTTTATCCGGGGTATCGAAATAAATATTCTCAAGAGCAAACTGCTGTTCTATGAGTTTAACATCCTGTTTTTCTGAGAGATCTTTTAAAGTTTCTTCAATATTGTTCGAAACTATGAGCTTGATCTCTATTTCGTGTTGCATTTTTTTTCCAGTAATTAGTTGTTGTAATAAAACCGTCACAAAAGAGTCATATACTTTCGCCGTTCCTAAATGGGGCGTAGATAACTCGTTAACTTTGTCACAGTTTATATCGATTAGCGGGAAAATATAAGACATTATAATGATGTACATAGTTTCAAATCGAAACGAGTTAGGATAAGATGCGCTCGATTTTCAATTGTTACTTTTAGCTAACATAATCACAAAAAGGTCTAAAGTATGTCGATGAATTCGATACTAGGTGTTTTCGCGAAATCACCAATCAAACCTCTACAAGAACACATCCGTAAAGTTCACGATTGTGCTGAGCACTTAATCCCATTTTTCGAAGCTTGCGCCAAGCAAGATTGGGAAAAAGCTGCCGTTGTACGCAAAGAACTTTCACAATTAGAAAAAGCCGCTGACAAACTCAAACGTGAAGTGCGCATTAACCTACCTAAGGGTTTGTTTATGCCAGTTGATCGTACTGATATGTTAGAGCTAATCACTCAACAAGATAAAATTGCCAACACTGCAAAAGATATCTCAGGCCGTATCCTTGGTCGTAAACTCGCTATCCCAACCCAAATTGAAGAAGAATTCATGGTTTACCTAGCGCGTTGTATTGAGACATCAAAATTCGCAGTAAAAGCAATTGACGAATTAGATGAGTTGGTTGAAACAGGTTTCCAAGGTAAAGAGCTACAAATTATTGAAAACCTACTAAACGAACTCGACGCAGTAGAAGATGATACTGACAGTATGCAGATTAAACTACGTCATTCATTGCACGGAATTGAGCAAGAATTAAACCCAGTGGATGTGGTTATTTTATACAACGTGATCGATTGGGTTGGCGATTTAGCAGACCTAGCAGAGCGCGTTGGCGACCGTTTAGAGCTAATGCTAGCTCGTTCGTAATAATAATTAA
This DNA window, taken from Psychrobium sp. MM17-31, encodes the following:
- a CDS encoding CYTH and CHAD domain-containing protein is translated as MYIIIMSYIFPLIDINCDKVNELSTPHLGTAKVYDSFVTVLLQQLITGKKMQHEIEIKLIVSNNIEETLKDLSEKQDVKLIEQQFALENIYFDTPDKKLRQWDMGMRIRVNGDHIEQTIKTAGEVIGGLHQRPEYNIDISSREPQLDLFPQQIWPKDTNLEQLSSEITPLFATNFTRRGYMMVYPDGAVVEMVLDQGKIISGERDIDVCEVELELVKGKPELIFELAEALAQGSPLRFGVDSKAARGYMLAKGVSHQVSELTAVNLGRDDTLEQAYIKAINHGLAHWQRHIEVFIEQGTYQAIVEIRKALSLIIKANDIYSDYFQDDQLKQLTKALFWLVEELAFIDSYQRIESLLDNNGHKIKKLSTQEQVVELLATEQATMPSVANLIDLFNSSQHTALVSRLMQWLFFKPWQQQPLPSLEKFQTKLLRKKAASLLDNDWTLIQQSLPIDSDMTYQDYLSQRFNLQHNLQVGLCVGEMFEESERLKFRAPWLDIIYGIDQLLQFDPIKQLLRGEKLVDDEGATKKWLARKEESLLHAMEQSRKQALKLTPYWQE
- a CDS encoding ion channel — translated: MVELHHTDEYGVKNYKTRYLALMGVAVIYLIIGIGAYLLHYFEGQNADANITSYGQAFWVLIMASSTIGFGDFYPTTPGGYVIVTIMFYIGVGMMGYIGALIATKIMGFSDTNVKNRELRRQNAEIIEELRALRKDIENK
- a CDS encoding TIGR00153 family protein, whose protein sequence is MSMNSILGVFAKSPIKPLQEHIRKVHDCAEHLIPFFEACAKQDWEKAAVVRKELSQLEKAADKLKREVRINLPKGLFMPVDRTDMLELITQQDKIANTAKDISGRILGRKLAIPTQIEEEFMVYLARCIETSKFAVKAIDELDELVETGFQGKELQIIENLLNELDAVEDDTDSMQIKLRHSLHGIEQELNPVDVVILYNVIDWVGDLADLAERVGDRLELMLARS
- a CDS encoding DUF2170 family protein encodes the protein MNIHLIANHLNELADNSDTGFTFDSLPIAGEVDVLQVTIKGREEIPIFVSVTDDQILCIAYLWGEEEVKQDTRGEMLEAMVEMNIPMPLSSFSKIDDKYVIFGALSVNSSLHDVEHELSVLSDNSLEVINEMADYLV
- a CDS encoding DUF4178 domain-containing protein; its protein translation is MGFFGKLFGSSNDDKPKRTLEKPEQLQVGDIITLDDSFALPALLRGQSLEIKQINTYEYEFSKSVEWVLQGSTDDILFLSVENDDVQTLVFSLKISRDIVGQIFDLDEFSQLFDEPGRAVLNAKELPPEYSQWAGQVYRQCEFAQFGYFHDRVDHRSQRLNEDQGDSFERYSAESDDEKYGVEAEVYEGGETDVVLTVQRPITDIRQYWPKS
- a CDS encoding PspA/IM30 family protein, giving the protein MSIFSKIITAIRGGASEAGEAIVDANATRIFAQEIRDAENHLTKAKRDLTGILAKQMQAQRELDRINRSITEHEGYATQALGQGNEALALEVAEKIAALEVELGEQQASFDSYEKGAQRLKELVKGTERQLADYQRQLSMVKTTESVQKATAAITDNFSNSNSKLLNAKQSLERIKAKQQDFDDRMQAADDLAAEGSDQSLKDKLSAAGIGEQQTSANSVLDRIKAKQG